A genomic segment from Malus domestica chromosome 05, GDT2T_hap1 encodes:
- the LOC103435598 gene encoding putative F-box/LRR-repeat protein 23 has translation MASSSSGTPRSQKGNFRNWTELPDEITSSILSRLGAIEILESAQKVCMKWRTVFKDPLMWRTIDMRNDGDFDDELPYDVEKMCRHAVDRSRGGLVDINIEYFGTDDLLRYIALRSSGIRRLRIAHCDEITDEGLSKMAKRLSLLHDLDISLCQLSCKSVQVVGRSCPRLTSFKWNKEWFRIWDDDSDDDYDSDGEPRPPAPYNKPDDSDALAIARTMPGLIHLQLFGNKMTDNGLRKILDCCPHLKSLDLRHCFNLSLGGDLELRCVERIKKLWLPNDSTKGYEFAARYDGFCHRWTELPDDITFSILSRLGTVDILENAQKVCMKWRRICKDPRMWHTVDMRNNGDPNLPYSLDRMCRHAVNLSAGNLVDINIESFGEFELLQYITNSSSKIRRLRMVCCYGICDEGLSEVVSKFPMLEDIDFTLCKNITHRSLKLIGRCCPLLKSLKVNNEWHKYPDDWFNDDSDDEFSLNRDEDAIAVAQTMPGLRHLQLFGNQITNEGLKKILDGCPHLESLDLRHCFNLDLGGDLGRICAERIKKPLLPNDSIAGYEFSPSIDWRNQQLSRHEIPVPHWWDLHGNYDSSD, from the exons ATGGCCTCTTCCTCATCGGGAACCCCCCGGTCACAGAAGGGAAACTTCCGAAACTGGACCGAACTCCCTGACGAAATCACGTCGTCCATACTCTCGCGGCTGGGAGCGATCGAGATCCTGGAGTCCGCTCAGAAGGTGTGCATGAAATGGCGCACAGTGTTCAAGGACCCGCTGATGTGGCGCACTATCGACATGCGCAATGATGGGGATTTCGACGATGAACTTCCTTACGACGTGGAGAAGATGTGCCGCCACGCCGTTGATAGGAGCCGCGGCGGTTTGGTCGATATCAATATCGAGTACTTCGGCACGGATGACCTCCTCCGATATATCGCTCTTAG ATCAAGTGGAATCAGACGACTTCGGATAGCACATTGCGATGAAATAACCGATGAGGGATTGAGTAAAATGGCTAAGAGACTTTCCCTGTTACACGATCTTGACATCTCATTATGTCAACTCTCGTGTAAATCTGTCCAAGTAGTTGGGCGCTCCTGCCCTCGTTTGACATCATTCAAATGGAACAAAGAGTGGTTCAGAATCTGGGATGATGACTCTGATGATGATTATGACAGCGATGGGGAACCTCGGCCACCTGCTCCTTACAACAAACCGGATGATTCAGATGCACTTGCTATAGCACGAACGATGCCTGGTTTAATCCACCTCCAACTTTTTGGGAATAAAATGACAGATAATGGCTTGAGGAAGATTCTTGATTGCTGTCCTCATCTCAAGTCACTTGATCTGCGCCATTGTTTCAATCTCAGTTTGGGGGGAGATTTGGAGTTAAGATGCGTTGAACGAATTAAAAAGTTGTGGCTTCCCAATGATTCCACCAAGGGCTATGAATTTGCTGCTAGATATGATGGTTTCTGTCATAGGTGGACCGAACTCCCAGACGACATTACATTTTCAATACTGTCACGTTTGGGAACTGTCGACATCCTAGAGAATGCTCAGAAGGTGTGCATGAAGTGGCGCAGAATCTGTAAGGACCCTCGGATGTGGCACACTGTTGACATGCGCAATAATGGTGATCCTAACCTGCCATATAGCCTTGATAGGATGTGCCGCCATGCCGTAAATCTTAGTGCTGGCAATTTGGTCGATATCAATATTGAGTCATTTGGCGAATTTGAGCTCCTTCAGTATATCACAAATag TTCGAGTAAAATCAGAAGGCTCCGAATGGTGTGTTGCTATGGCATTTGCGATGAGGGATTGTCTGAAGTTGTTTCAAAATTTCCGATGTTGGAGGACATTGACTTTACATTGTGCAAAAATATTACGCATAGATCTCTGAAACTGATTGGGCGCTGTTGCCCTCTTTTGAAATCATTGAAAGTGAACAATGAGTGGCACAAGTACCCAGACGACTGGTTCAATGATGATAGTGATGATGAATTCTCTTTGAATAGAGATGAGGATGCAATTGCTGTAGCTCAAACGATGCCTGGTTTGCGCCACCTCCAGCTGTTTGGGAATCAGATAACTAATGAGGGCTTGAAGAAGATTCTAGATGGTTGTCCTCATCTCGAGTCACTTGATCTGCGGCATTGTTTCAATCTTGATCTCGGGGGAGATTTGGGACGAATATGCGCTGAACGAATTAAAAAGCCGCTGCTTCCTAATGATTCCATTGCTGGCTATGAATTTAGCCCTTCAATTGATTGGCGTAATCAACAATTGAGTCGTCATGAAATCCCTGTACCACACTGGTGGGATCTGCATGGAAATTATGATAGTAGTGATTGA
- the LOC103409106 gene encoding protein kinase PINOID-like — MLERDSDGEAVNSSHSSMSSESCSSFSRLSFDAAAATTTASDLAAETLSLKPHRSSDFAYSAIRSKKTALTFRDFHRHRRIGAGDIGTVYLCTLRSRDSSSPADQDTESSSSSCLYAMKVVDKEALAMKKKVQRAEMERKILKMLDHPFLPTLYAEFEASHFSCIVMEYCSGGDLHSLRHIQPHKRFSLNSARFYAAEVLVALEYLHMLGIIYRDLKPENVLVRSDGHIMLSDFDLSLCSDAIPAVESPDSYSDSASLSTPSYTRPQKRATLTPFSCLSNRLFRSRKVQTLSQNRLFVAEPVAARSQSFVGTHEYVTPEVASGRSHGNAVDWWAFGIFLYELVYGRTPFAAPSNETTLRNIVKKPLTFPTSTPSSALEGHARDLISGFLNKDPDRRLGSKRGAADVKKHPFFKGINLALVRSLTPPMIPGSMRRQNTTPCYQAESEDSRNTRQSTVFDYF, encoded by the exons ATGTTAGAGCGTGATTCGGACGGTGAAGCAGTAAACTCGAGTCACAGTTCAATGAGCAGCGAAAGCTGCAGCAGCTTCAGCCGCCTCTCGTTCGAcgccgccgccgccaccaccaccgcctCCGACCTTGCGGCCGAGACACTAAGCCTCAAGCCTCACCGCTCCTCCGACTTCGCCTACTCTGCCATTCGCTCCAAAAAAACAGCCCTCACTTTCCGCGACTTCCATCGCCACCGACGCATCGGCGCCGGCGACATCGGCACCGTCTACCTCTGCACACTGAGAAGCAGGGACTCTTCAAGTCCGGCCGATCAGGATACAGAGTCTTCGTCTTCCTCGTGCCTTTACGCCATGAAAGTCGTCGACAAGGAGGCTCTGGCGATGAAGAAAAAGGTGCAGAGAGCCGAGATGGAGAGAAAGATCCTCAAAATGCTTGACCACCCGTTCTTGCCTACTCTCTACGCCGAGTTCGAAGCCTCGCATTTCTCCTGCATCGTCATGGAGTACTGCTCCGGCGGCGATCTCCACTCCCTCCGCCACATTCAGCCTCACAAACGCTTCTCCCTCAACTCCGCAAG GTTCTACGCTGCGGAGGTCCTAGTGGCGTTGGAATACCTCCACATGCTGGGAATCATCTACAGGGACCTAAAACCCGAGAACGTGCTGGTCAGATCGGACGGTCACATCATGCTCTCCGACTTTGACCTCTCACTATGCTCGGACGCAATCCCTGCCGTTGAATCACCCGACTCGTATTCCGACTCCGCGTCCTTATCGACCCCATCGTACACCCGCCCGCAGAAGAGGGCAACTCTCACCCCCTTCTCCTGCCTCTCCAACCGGCTGTTCCGGTCGCGCAAGGTCCAGACCCTCTCCCAGAACCGGCTCTTCGTGGCCGAACCGGTGGCCGCCCGGTCGCAGTCCTTCGTTGGTACCCACGAGTACGTGACCCCCGAAGTCGCATCCGGTCGGTCCCACGGCAACGCCGTCGACTGGTGGGCATTCGGCATCTTCCTCTACGAGTTGGTCTACGGCCGGACGCCTTTCGCGGCTCCATCGAACGAGACCACCCTGCGTAACATTGTGAAAAAACCTCTAACATTCCCAACCTCCACGCCCTCCAGCGCGCTGGAGGGCCACGCGCGGGACCTCATTTCCGGGTTTCTCAACAAGGACCCGGACCGGCGACTCGGGTCGAAGCGCGGAGCCGCTGACGTCAAGAAGCATCCCTTCTTCAAGGGCATCAACTTGGCGTTGGTACGGTCGCTCACGCCGCCGATGATCCCGGGTTCGATGAGAAGGCAAAACACGACGCCGTGTTACCAGGCCGAGAGCGAGGATAGTCGAAATACGAGACAATCGACGGTGTTCGATTACTTCTGA